A genomic window from Synechococcus sp. CBW1107 includes:
- the rppA gene encoding two-component system response regulator RppA: protein MPLRILLVEDEAELAVAIQTVLQADQHVVDHVAEGLGAWSLLRSDLATYNLVIVDWMLPGLSGVDLCRRIRRAGLTLPVLMLTALADTSHRVQGLDAGADDYLSKPFAMEELLARIRALQRRQPSYREPLVSCGPYLLDPAEGCLSVEQGEDTTRITLSAKELQLMAYFMEHPQEIIPGSRLRSQLWSLDEDPISNVVAAQVRLLRRKIASHGLASPIETVPSKGYRFDPESEDKP, encoded by the coding sequence ATGCCGCTGCGCATCCTGCTGGTCGAGGACGAAGCCGAACTGGCTGTTGCAATCCAGACGGTGCTCCAGGCGGATCAGCATGTGGTCGACCATGTCGCCGAAGGGCTCGGCGCCTGGAGCCTGCTCCGCAGCGATCTGGCCACCTACAACCTGGTGATCGTCGATTGGATGCTGCCGGGGCTGTCCGGGGTGGACCTCTGCCGGCGGATACGGAGGGCTGGCCTCACCCTGCCGGTGCTGATGCTCACGGCCCTGGCTGATACCAGCCACCGGGTGCAGGGCCTTGATGCCGGCGCCGACGACTACCTGAGCAAGCCCTTCGCCATGGAGGAACTGCTGGCGCGGATCCGGGCGCTGCAGCGGCGCCAGCCCAGCTACCGCGAGCCACTGGTCAGCTGCGGGCCTTATCTGCTGGATCCGGCCGAGGGCTGCCTCAGCGTTGAGCAGGGAGAGGACACCACCAGGATCACCCTGTCCGCCAAGGAACTCCAGCTGATGGCCTACTTCATGGAGCATCCGCAGGAGATCATCCCGGGTTCGCGGCTGCGCTCTCAGCTCTGGTCACTGGATGAGGATCCGATCAGCAATGTGGTCGCGGCCCAGGTGCGTCTGCTGCGGCGCAAGATCGCCAGCCACGGACTGGCCTCTCCGATCGAGACCGTGCCTTCTAAGGGCTATCGCTTTGATCCGGAGTCTGAGGACAAGCCATAG